CTTAATAGCAAAGATCGAATTGCAACAGGTTCCAAGAGTGAGACAAACCAGAATTCGTCGAGCTCGGGAGTACAGGGGCTGCTAATTGATAAGTTGGTTGAAAAGGTTATTAATATGGCTATTCCCAGCTCGAGCGATATTGAAGGAGGGACTATAGAGACTCGGATGCAGGCGGGGAAGAGTAGGCCAGGGTTGTCTGTACCTATCATGAGTCGAAATTTCATTCAATTGAATTCACGATTAAGTTGGCCATTTCGTTTGGTTAATGAATTGATTAGGATTGCGAACTGGGAGAGTCCGGCTTATACTTTATGTATTGCCTTTTTATTCAGTTTTGTGGTGTTGAAGCCCGTACCCATGTTATCTAGCGTCCCcgtattttatattttatttgtgGTTATGGTACCATTCTACATGAGTATTCACACTCCTGAGACGTGGGAAGAGTTAGGTCCTTCTAACCCTATTCCTGCTCTTGGACCTCCTTTAAAGAAAGCGGAAATACCAAAGCCGGTTCCAGAGCTTTCCAAGGAattcattttgaatttgacGGACTTACAAAACCATATGGTCTTATATGTATTCCTgtatgatttttttgttggcATATTCTCCAGGTTTGCATTTTTCACCAATGAAAGCATTAGTGCAGCTACTTTTGTAGGTCTGTTTATACTGGCTGTATTCAACATATTGTTTATGGGTACGCTTTCGGAATGGATTCCATTCAGGTTCTTAATACTAGTATCTGGCTGGTGCATCATTACGCTGTCGCATCCTAGTTTAAGACACCGATTTCTTGATTACTTCTATTCAGAAGAAACACGTTTACGATTATTGACGCTAACGGATCAATTTGAAAGGATAGTTGACAAACATTGGGATTATTACGAACCAAACGAAAGAAGACAAGCAGCCATTTTTGAGGTGCAGATGTTTAATGAACGTGCCAAGGCATGGGAGCTAGCTGGTTACTCCCAGGATGACTATACTTTGCTATCCAAGTTAAGGATAGCCGAAATGTCTATTGATAGTGCAACATTATCTCTAGATGACGTGAAGGCCCCACAAGACTGGGAATGGATCGAAAAATACGATTGGGTTCTTGACCTAGCACCAAAGAAATGGGTGGTCCAAGGGTTCGTACAGTATGTGGATATCGATCTTGAAACGAAATGGGTGTATGATATAAATTTTGATGGTAGCAGAGGTCAATATAGAAGGCGGAGATGGATTAGGATTTGTACAAGAAAGAGACATACAGATAATTCAAAACAGGGAGATGTgagtgatgaagaagacgaagacGGCTTAGAATTTGTGGATTTTAATGGCTACACAGGGGTATCCCAAAACTCTTTGCATGGTTCTACAAGGAGTAATGCGACGAATGACGCTTCAGATCTTATTTTGACTGAGAAACGGAACTTACAAGTCTCTCCTTCCCGCAGCAACGCATCTCCACTAAATTCAATAGGCATTACTGGTGCACCAAGTTTCAACTCAGCTCAATCACCGGAAGAAGGCTCTAAAGCAGTAAAGAGTTTAACAGGgttttttaatattcaTAGTTAGAATGGTgctaatattattataattaacATTTACATAGCCTTTGGGACTTTCTTCGGCTCGAAACTTTGTTTTAATAAACGACAGTGGTATATATTGATGGAGAAAACTCTACACTTATTTACTTCTGAAGGAAGTCCGAGAGACTTAAcgttattttatttttactaTCTGtctgttgttttttaaCCGCAAGTACGTTAATCAACGAGttctttttcctctttttaGCTCTATGCCTACCTGTACTTTTCTTATTTACGCTCACAAGGTTGGAAGTAGTCTCTTTAGAACGAAAGTTCGAGAACTCCACCATCTCTACTTCCTTAGAAGTTTTTACTTCAATTGATAATGGAAATTCCTTCTTATGACCACATTGAAGACAATCATACACTAATATTCGTTCAATAGAATCAGCTGATTCTAtattttgaacttttgaTGCCAATGTATATCCTGATACATATATGACTCCACAAGACCCGCAGAACTTTCGATCTCCCTCTATTATAGAATTAGGAAGCACTAgtctatttcttttgaccgcattataaaaactttttaaataaagaCCAGATAATTGTGGTGTTCCGACATTTAGAACTTTATGCAGAATATTGTATTTATGACGGATATGGATGTCCCTAAACCTTTCTTTATCCAGTTTATTCATCGAActgatatatttgtattaGCTTAAAGTAGACTTTATGTGTTGAGATGTACTTCAAAGTCAGCTGTTATATGACATTTCTCGATGGACACTATATACACCCACACACCCATTATAGCCAATAATAGAAGAATAGAAATGAtattatagatatataatattatattaacTAGAGATATGGTAAACTATAAAGAATGCAGTTAAGATATGTGCAAgcatttataatataaaggaTCGTAAACTGAGAAAAATACTATTTTCCTTGCTATGTTACATATATGATTATGAGTTGTTTCTGATTGCAGTTAAATGTTGCTGAGTTTCATCGAGTTCTGTTGGTATTTCTGAGAATTCATTAAGTATCCCTGCTGTCGACAAATGCATTCGCTTAGGGGATCGATGGTTTTGTGTTTTAAAACTGTTTTCAAGTAAATCACTGTGGGAAAGCTCACTCAATTTCTCGTATTCTCTATCATCTTTAACCAGCTTCATGAAGACTTTATTGCATGATATGCCACTTGTATTTACATCCATCTGAGGCCCCCGTAATATGTCAGTGTCCGCTGGTTCGATAACTACCGATTTTAAGCCGTCAATTTCAAGAGGAGCAATATTAATAGATCCATGTTTTCTCTTAGTTGGAGATGGCGTAGTTGGAGGTGTATTTGGTGTCTGCTTCGTTTCTAACTCTACACTTTGTAActgtttcttttcctcACGTTGCTTCTTTCTTAGTTCACTTGCCTCTCTTTTCAGCTGTCTTAGTTTATCCACCTGTTGTTGAGACAAGAAAAACTCAGGAattcttttctttagatCAGAAACCCATTCGTCACAATCGGAAACAAGCTGATAGTCAATTATACCATGCCAATTACAATCACCAATATTTGTGTTATTAATAAGAAGTACAATGCCCGACCGCTCATGAACTTGTTTACTAATGCTTTTGaccaatttcttcaccCCATCTACCTTCAAACTCGTGCCCATTATAATCAATAAATCTGGTTTCCCCTTAGCTATATCCATATTCAAGCCGTGAGTAATGAGTTCACAACTAGGATGATTTTCACCATAAAGCACAATATTGGGTCTTAAAATACCTACATTATTTCTTAACCGCTTGCCCTGGCTTGTTCTCTGCTGATTAAACTCATGACAGCGCGGACAGGGTGGCAACGCGCCATTCTTTAGAATGCGCTTCCAAGATCTTGACCAATTGAAAGCTTTGAAGCATTGTGTACATGACAATGAATTTAAATCCCCATGCAACTGCACAACATCAAAGCTCTTCCACTGAGAATTAAAAGAGGAAGATTGATCCAGATTCCTGGACATCTCAAGACCTAACTGTTCCTCTAGACCATCAATATTTTGTGTGTAACAACGTAGCAACCGCTTCTTATTCTTTAAATGTGCAATAAACTCATGAGTCCGAGTTGGCTTAGCCATTATGGTACTGGAATGCAACGAATCCATAAAAGTAGCAAAGACACTGATCTTTTCCTCCTCTTGAAACAATGAAATATCAAACATATCCTGTCCTGATCGAATCTGCACATCTGGATACTTCTTCTTAACCAAACTGTAGAGTCCATCAGAAGACCTAAAATCAGGGATACCTGCGTTGCACGATATCCCTGCCCCTGTAAGAACCATCACTTTCCGCGATTTATTGATCTGCTTACTTATCATCTGCAACAATTCCTCATTACCGTCAACACTATCCCCCCCACTATCCAAAGTTATATGTTTTAACCTCTCCGTTTGTAGTTGTGGTTTAGGGGATGCACGCTTTTCCAATACACTCGGTAACACATCGTTAAACGATTCTTGGCTTCGAATTAAACTAGGCATCCGCTAAAATGTCACTACAACCACTACGCCCACAAAGCCTATAGCTATTACACACAGTACCCAAATAAACTGTTTGATCTCCTGAATAAgtgtttgattttttgatgcctaaaaattttgttgcTGTTTCTGTTGATAGTTGGCTCTTAGCCTAACTAGGAAAGAAATCAATTGATTAAATAATCCTAgctttgaaagaaaatgatCTGCAGCGAAATGTCCAAATGAACTAGCTCATGATGAGCAGAAAGAAGTAAGGAGAAGGTGCATAGGGGTCCAAGAGTGGTGGTCCTTTAGATGGACACCGGTATGGAGAGAATGTTACAAATAGATTAGcaaaaaaaagacaacaatttaatgaaattgaagaatttttttgCAGACAAAACATATAATTAATGGTATAGACAGAGAGATGTATTAGCCACTTTGACTGTTGACAGCTAGCTCCATGATTAACCTTGTTGTTAGATGAAGGAAAGGGTATGCTGAGAAGGTGCTCATTTCGTCTTCTGTTGAGGAGGATGTCATTTGCTGGCCTGTGCTTGATTCCCAGCCGTCAAACTTGAAGTCTACCAAGTAGTTGTTAGTTTCGATCTGGAATAATTGTATGACCATTTTCATGAGGTCGGGGATTCTTTCGTGGTTATGGTTGCCGACGTTGTATTTCCAGCGGACCCTGATGGTCCAAAGGTCTTCTTCGCATGGTTTTGCCCATTCGGCGCCCAAGTTTTTAAGagcaatatatatttcacCCATAACGTCGAGCGGGTAAGAACGGGATCGTATACCGAAATGCCACCTTGTCTTGGATTTCTTGCTGCTGAGTGGCGAGATTTTAACGGCTGCTGGGGAACCTTGTGCAATCATGTTTGCTCTGTGAATCTGTGGCAAGGAACTTGGAAGGATAGCGATAGTGCTGTCCTCATCTTGCTGCTCAGAATAGGCAAGTTGGTAGGTCCTCTGTTGGGCCGcaatcttttttatatgTTGATTCGTCTGCATACCACGAGGGCCAATGCCAGATGTAGGTGTTTGTGAAGTGTTGATGCCCAGTTGAGATCCTTGGGGCTCAAAAGTTGGTGGTGATTGAGATAAAAATGTGCCCAACTGGTCTGATTTTTGCTTGTTAGATTTCAAATCATCAATCAATGATTTGTTTTCCTTAATCAGCATATAAGCGTCCCTGATTTCAGCGATGCTAGGGTCAGAATCATTTGCATTCTCTAAAGCTTCATAAATTTCGTCGCGATCATAGCTCATTGTCTTGGCCAAAATAGCAACCAGGgattcatcaatttcttcatcttctcCATCCCGCTTTCCACTTCCATCCGTCTTGAGATCTACAGGAATCAAATAATCCGGTAAATCTACCTTAAACCATTGGTCCTCCATTATTTCATGTATCGTTATTCTGTTCAAAGGATTGACGATTAACATCTTCTTAATCAAGTTGGCAGCACCTGGAGACAAAAACTTCGGAATACTGTATACGCCGTTACTGATATTCTTAAACAACACCGGAATGctctcatcatcaaatggCAATCTCCGGCATAGCATCACGTATAAAATAACCCCAGAAGACCACACATCTACTTCCGGACCCGCATACAACTTCCCGCTGATAACTTCTGGAGCGGCGTAATTCGGAGAGCCACATGACGTCTTCAAGAAATTACCATCAGTCATAATATTTGATAACCCAAAATCTGCAATCTTAACATTTAAGTGCTCATCTAGCAACAAATTCTCCGGTTTCAAATCCCTGTGCACAATCTTGTGTCTATGACAATATTCCACAGCACTTATGATTTGCTGAAAGAACCTCCTAGCCTCGTTCTCTGACATCTTGTCCCTCTGAACTATATAATCAAACAATTCATTGCCTGCATATTCAATCACCATGATTATTTCATCCTTGGACTTAATGACATCATATAACTTAATAATGTGTGGGTGCCGTAATAGCCTCAAATATGAGATCTCACGTTCAATCCTGCCCTGCATATCACTCTTGGCCAAAACtttcttgttgataatCTTCAATGCCACCTTCTGGCTCGTGGAAACATGGTACGCTAACTTCACCTTACCAAAAGACCCTTCACCCAGTGTTTTTATCACCTGATACTTACCTATTCTCTGCCCCGCAGGGTGTGACGTACCTTGTCGttgatgatggtggtgCCCATGGTGGTGATGGCGCCCACTACCTTGTccctgttgctgctgttgctgctgatATGCTCCCGACATAACTCTTCAGTTTCTAACTCTAGTATTCTCGATTTTTGGCAGTGccagtaataatagtgGCACGAATGCTTTTCTAGATAGTGTTGCAAATGGTTATCTGGAGGTCTCACAGCTCAGCAAAGTTACCTAAAACTCACAAGTCACTGCGAATAATCTGACAGTACGAACCAGACTGTTTATATTATCGATCCTACAACGCTGAAAAACCAAACTTCAGCCTTAGATGTGGAGTAAACACTTCTTGTCTTGAGCTATTAGAGGTTTGCAGCTACCGTCTGGGACTGATTTCTCAAAAAATGCCGTTTGCGCTTGCCCAACAAGATCCGGGTAACGCTGAAATGAATCTGAAGCGTCGCTAAGAACGTTGGGTGAGGGTGTTGAAGTCAGTTGCAGGATTCGCGGGCACGAGGGGATCCAGAGGGTGTTAAAGGATGTTGAGAAGGGTTATATGCAACTGGTGGTTGAATTGAGTTGTTCGCTGTATCAAATTTTGGGACGGGTGGAGTTTTGTGTGTGTTCAACAATATCGTGATGGTTTCCGGAATTTTGGTAAGGTTACTTACTAATGGTAGAAATTGGTTGTTCATTTCAATTGTAATCACACCATCGGTGGGGAGCAAAGCGTAATATCAATAGGTTATCCAGTTGTTTGTTCGCTATGTCAGAAGCTTTACAACAACGTATCATTGCACATATGAACAAGGAACATCAGTTGGCCCTTGAAGATTACCTTGTGATTTACGGTAATGTTCCTGTAACCAGAAAGATTAGGTCAATCAGGATGAAAAGAATAGAGAAGGATTATATGGTAATCGAATTTGATCATACAGACGTggattttgaagttgagaAGACCATTATTTTTGAGCCTGCTCTAGAGGATTGGAGCGAAGCGCGGGATAGGTTAGTGACTATGGCCAAGGAAGCGGCCGCACGCAGAGGTCTTTCACATAAACAGATCGCACAGTTTTCTCCGCCATCCCTAGCGGGATGGCTATTAATTGCAGTGGTCTATACTCCAATACTGTGTTATTATAAGAAAAATTGGTTTTCTTGGATATCACTACCGGAATCGCTGCAGTTTTTGTTCTGGGACTCAACACTGCTTTCTATCATTGTTGCAGTGCTCGCATGTCATAGTCTTGAGTGCCTGTTTCTCCTCAGAGGAAGATTGAACTTTTACAGAGTGCCCACTGACTACATGGTTGAGTGGTACATATCTGGTTTGGTCGAGGGCTATCCTGCGATAAAGCGATTTGACGATCTAATTAACAAAGCGAACTTACAACCTGGTTCTGCTAAAACTATGTAAAAAGAACGTTAAATAATTGAATAAAAGAACGTTTGTGtgcttatatatatacagcaCTATTATGTGGAAGTGTAAGTGTACTTGGTGAGACGTCATGTCGGCTATGTATGTACCGGACAATACGAAGATATGCAAGCCACTTTTTTGCTtagatgtatatatctttatccCCTCATGACAAGACCTAGCAAATAACAATTTATCTTGTCTACAAAGCGGTACAAGCTAAGGGGCGCTCATATTCAGGAATACCACCACCTAGATGAAACTGATACAAGAATGGGTTTGGTGCTTTTGGAATTATCTATATTCGTTTTTCAATCAACGTCAAGTATGTATTAAATTACTTGGGCATGCATGTGCTTGCCTCGACTACTCAATTTCAAGGAAGAAAACTAACATAGCCAAAAGCTTAATATTGCGGTGGTGGGGCTTCAGAATAGTGGTAAAACCAGTTTAGGCAATCTTCTAACGGGCCACAAGTTTGTGGCAGACACTATACCTACGCTTGGCATTGATATTAAGCGTGCTACTGTTGGCCAAACCTTAATTCAGGTATATGACTTGGCAGGCCAGACGAGACACAAATTCCTCTGGAATCGCTGTTTCGACAAAGTAGACCTCATAATATACATGATGGACTTGAGTGATGCCACCAACTGGGAGACTGCTAAACAAACGTTGCACGAAGTGCTTGTGACTACTAGCTATGATCAAGTGCCTGTGCTAATTTTAGGGAACAAAATCGACCTTGCAGACTCGCCGCCTTTGGCTAGTCAGGACGATATGGCGCTCGGAATCCCAGTACCCTCTCAACAAAGCCGCCGCAGCATCAGCCTATCATCCAATTCGAGGACCCTCCACCAGAGCCCCTATCATTGGAAGTTTATGACTCCGTTATTGAGTCATTACGACTACGACGATATTCCAAAGTACCAGATTGATGCCACAAACCAATacttgttgaaaaatattcaaatattctcTAAAGAAATAGGATTAGATCTCAGAAATGGAATTCTACATATGAATGATGACTCTGTTCTTGCCATGGATAGAGACATCGGTATTTTTGCAATAAGTTGTAAGGACGGCAACAGTGTGGATGATGTGATCGACTGGATACTACAGCTGTGACACTTAACTACTCTCACAGTCTTTATCTAGAACCCATCATAACAATTGACATCACACAACCCATCCAAATACGCTCTTGACAGTCCTGCATCTCTTTCTAGATAGATACTCTATTGGACCAATTGCATGATGAGCTATATCGTGATGATGAGGCTTAtggaaaaaagaaacaaagcTGGAAAAAGCGAAGCAAATGAAATAAAGGCCAAAAGAGCTGTCTTTGTACCTCTGCATTTACAAACGTATAGATATTAAACATTGTATTTAGTAGGGGATTAGACGGTATCGGTTGCACTCAAGCAATGGTTAATTTTGATTATCCACAAAAAGATTGGTATAAACATGTCAAGCTCTGTGGATGTACGGGATGTATCGCTGCCAGCAGGGAACAGAGCAGGAAACAGGAATCTAGTACGGTAAAGACGATGAATCATGGATATCTTGATAGTGGGATACTTAAAAATGATTCAACACCTGAGTTACCATTGTCACCTCAGAATTCGTCGCCCAGGAACTTTGTTCCAACAATATCTTTTGACACAGTTCCTATTCAAGGAGTTTCCCctgacgatgaagatgcagaGGATTACTACGATTACAGCCATCCGTACAGTAATCCAGAGGGCAGCTCTTCTCAGTTAAATTATACGCTGGAGGAATACTACAACAACGAAGATACAAGCTACTATGCTGACTACCAAGGGAGCAGGGGATATTTAGGGATAGATGACTGGAATAGTGGTGCATCCACTGCTGCATCCAAGTCTCCCAGCAAGTATTCTGGCAGGGCCTTTTCGGCAGCTAAATTTGATGTGTTACCGGATGGAAGACGTGTTAGAATTGATTATCCTAGTAAGCCGACGATATTGAGTGATTCTTTTGTGATCAATAAGACGCATAAGGATTGGAGGCAGAAATggaaggaaagaaaagttCAAATAGAGATGCGCAAGTTCCATGAAGATTCTCTTTGGTACCGTTATCCAGACATTTTATTCCCGAAGACCAATGTAGATCTTTCTGACTTGCCGGTTATCAACGATGAGGGAGTAGCATACAATTCTAACGAGCGCGCTAACATGAAGCGCATTGCCAAGGTAGTGAGGACCCCTGTAGGGTTTCCTGTCTCTCCTAGAATTATTTTGTGTCATATAAGTGGGAGGATGCATACGTGGGTAGCATTGGACTGggctttaaaaagttttattacTGATTCTGATCATGTAGTTGTCGTGGCAAATTTGCCTAAAATGGCATCTCGTTTTGGCCGCTCTAGTAGGTCCACATCCAGGTCCAGGTCCAGGTCGAGATCTAGATCTGTGAGAAGATCTTCAAGCACCAACCCGAACTCCTCATTTGGTTCGCACAATGTGGAAACAATGGTTAAATACAAAAACGAAGAATGGTGTGAGGGGTATACTGTCGGAGATATTGAACAAGTTTTAGCTAATTTGATCCAATACATCACGTTCATCATACCTCCCACGAGAGCTATAAAAATTACAGTGGAAATAATGATTGGGACCACAAAGCAAGTGATGATTGAAGTGTTGAACTTACACTCTCCAGATTTGCTTGTAGCGGCTACCACTCAGtataaagaaaatgataGTTTAATCGAACATGGTTCACAGAGGCTCACATCCGTATTGGCTACATACTATCCACTTCCTGTGTTCCTGATTCCGGCCAAGCGTATGTTTCTGTTCGGAATGCAACTCGAAAAAGGTATAATCAATAAGCAGAAATTATTGTATGGTATGCCAGACCGGCAAAAGATCATATCCGTAAAATCTACTCCTGTGCTGCCATCCAACTCAACTGCAGCAGCATCTAAAAAGGAACTTCTAGCTGGAGTGCtacatgatgatgatgagcaGGACCATggtgatgacgatgatgatgggcgtgatgatgacgacgacgacgacgacgacgacgacgaaAAAGAGGACGTCGAAGAGCCCTCTTTTATTTTAGGTGGTGAACGAGAAATCGATGACAGTGAAATAACTAGCATTGATAGTGAGGAATCGCGGTCAATCGCTGAGAATGGAGATGAGACGAATAACTTAAAAAACTCTATGACAAGAGTTTCTAAATTAAGAGATTATTATAGACAAAAGATCCagaaaagtttttcaatGATTAACCAAAATCCATCTCTATCAGCTCAGGAAAAATATGTCTCAAAGTTTAATACGGTTATTAACGCGTCAATTAAGTTTACTAATGAGTTAGAAAGTACAAATTCTCCATCTATTTTAGAATTGCAAAGGATTATAACGGGTGGAGAAAAACATAAGGGTTTTAGAAAGAAATCAATGTTGGATGTAGTTGACTTACCAGTATCAAAGCCAAAACCTAAACAACAAGCTGTCAATGTTGGACGTTCGGTACCTGGTGATCCAACGCCCAAGAAGTCAACTAGAATCAAGTTTGAAGCTAACGTAAAAGGTGTGGATGGTTCAACAGCGCTACAGCAGTATACAAACGAAGATCCATTAGGAGAATTGCCACCGTTAAGACAAGTGAAATCTTTATCTCAATCtaacttgaaaaaatatgGTTCGAACACATCCTTACGGAAGGTCCATAGTGCCAGTAATGGTGGTGTTCTGAATAGCTCAAAATCTAACGACTATGCCACTTTGTCTAACAATAAAAGGAAGCGTGGCTTCTTAGGTTCTTTATTTGGATCTAGTCGCACTGGAAGCGCTAGCAGTATCAATCCTAATATTACATCTCCCCCTACAAGTCGAAGAAGTAGCATCAGCAGTAATGAAAACATTGCTGCTGTCACATCCAATATAGGTAAGCGCAAAAAGAAATGGgggtttttaaaataacaTGAGAATCCATATAAAGAAAGTGCCTGGTGAATCGATTTAATACCTCAAACTGCATACGATTCTATAAATACCGATTGAAGATTTTATAAATGCATAATCTGCTGTAGTTCTTTAGcgaattaattaattagttaattaattaattttttaatgtgATATCTCCTCCAGAAACAAAATGcctgttttaaaaaggtgatgatgaaaaataaatatcatacatatttatataatcttcaaattttgaacaTCGAAACCAAATATCATCTCATCATACCTTTCTTATGGAGATAGCCTAAAGATTGACAATCGTTTTCTGTAgaattcattaaaaaatagcATAATGTCTAAGAAAGCGGAACATAAAACCAAAAGCAAAGGTTTAGAAACCGAATTGCACCCTGCTTTACGTTCATCGAACTTGAATCTGCTAAGATCAAAACGGCAAAATCCTTATTTAGATGATAGTACTAATGCAGTAAGTCGTAACAAGCAGCACAAGGGTctgttccaattctttGCACCTGGGGAAGTTATCAAACAAGCAGAGCAGTTACGAAAGCAAAAGGCGGAGGAACTCGAACTACAACAAAAGGAGTCTGAACGTAAAGCCAgtgaagaaaaagaacgGAGGTTGCAAATAGCCGCTGGGGAGTTaccagatgatgatgaagtgTGCTACATTAATGAAATCAGTTCAACTCCCATTATTGAGTGGTGGGATAAAAAGTATCTCAAAGATGCCCAATATAAAGAGATTCACAAAAAGTACAGTATATCGTATGAGAACATACAAGATGAAAGtgaagatgaatatgaggatgatgatgaggaggaagatAGGCCGAGTATCCGGTTTGTCAAGCATCCATTGCCAATTAAAACAACTGTTCTTAGCAGTGCCAGCGCAGTACCGAAGGTTTATTTGACGAAGATGGAGCAACGAAAGATCAGACGTAATCAACGAAAGATCATCCGCCaggagaaagaagagaagGTAAGGCTAGGACTGGAGCCTAAACCAACTCCAAAGGTGAAATTGAGTAATATGATGCatacttttgaaaatgataaTAGTTTACAGGACCCAACTAAATGGGAACAGCTTGTCAAGCAACAGGTAGATGCTCGTAATAAGAAGCATCTACAGATGAACGAACAAAGACACCAAGAAGCTAAAGCGAAAAAAGCTGCTGCTCAGCAGACACTG
This Eremothecium cymbalariae DBVPG#7215 chromosome 5, complete sequence DNA region includes the following protein-coding sequences:
- the PRP3 gene encoding U4/U6-U5 snRNP complex subunit PRP3 (similar to Ashbya gossypii AEL234C); the encoded protein is MSKKAEHKTKSKGLETELHPALRSSNLNLLRSKRQNPYLDDSTNAVSRNKQHKGLFQFFAPGEVIKQAEQLRKQKAEELELQQKESERKASEEKERRLQIAAGELPDDDEVCYINEISSTPIIEWWDKKYLKDAQYKEIHKKYSISYENIQDESEDEYEDDDEEEDRPSIRFVKHPLPIKTTVLSSASAVPKVYLTKMEQRKIRRNQRKIIRQEKEEKVRLGLEPKPTPKVKLSNMMHTFENDNSLQDPTKWEQLVKQQVDARNKKHLQMNEQRHQEAKAKKAAAQQTLKQQEGNVCRIYRFTTLQNPKIRYKISVNAKQLHLKGCCLHIQEGLGIIITIGTEKSSKFFQKLVTSRIQWTETFTNKQTNETIKCPNAKCELVWEGILGDHRFRGWFMKPCRDRQELTDILSKSGNETFSHIPLKLPDEV
- a CDS encoding uncharacterized protein (similar to Ashbya gossypii AEL233C); the encoded protein is MVNFDYPQKDWYKHVKLCGCTGCIAASREQSRKQESSTVKTMNHGYLDSGILKNDSTPELPLSPQNSSPRNFVPTISFDTVPIQGVSPDDEDAEDYYDYSHPYSNPEGSSSQLNYTLEEYYNNEDTSYYADYQGSRGYLGIDDWNSGASTAASKSPSKYSGRAFSAAKFDVLPDGRRVRIDYPSKPTILSDSFVINKTHKDWRQKWKERKVQIEMRKFHEDSLWYRYPDILFPKTNVDLSDLPVINDEGVAYNSNERANMKRIAKVVRTPVGFPVSPRIILCHISGRMHTWVALDWALKSFITDSDHVVVVANLPKMASRFGRSSRSTSRSRSRSRSRSVRRSSSTNPNSSFGSHNVETMVKYKNEEWCEGYTVGDIEQVLANLIQYITFIIPPTRAIKITVEIMIGTTKQVMIEVLNLHSPDLLVAATTQYKENDSLIEHGSQRLTSVLATYYPLPVFLIPAKRMFLFGMQLEKGIINKQKLLYGMPDRQKIISVKSTPVLPSNSTAAASKKELLAGVLHDDDEQDHGDDDDDGRDDDDDDDDDDDEKEDVEEPSFILGGEREIDDSEITSIDSEESRSIAENGDETNNLKNSMTRVSKLRDYYRQKIQKSFSMINQNPSLSAQEKYVSKFNTVINASIKFTNELESTNSPSILELQRIITGGEKHKGFRKKSMLDVVDLPVSKPKPKQQAVNVGRSVPGDPTPKKSTRIKFEANVKGVDGSTALQQYTNEDPLGELPPLRQVKSLSQSNLKKYGSNTSLRKVHSASNGGVLNSSKSNDYATLSNNKRKRGFLGSLFGSSRTGSASSINPNITSPPTSRRSSISSNENIAAVTSNIGKRKKKWGFLK